TCCCCGGGAGCCGGGGTCCACGGCGAGGGTCATGACGTCGGCGACGTCGCCGGCCACGTCCAGGCCGGCATACCCCTGGATCCCGTCGTGGCCCTCCGGCGCGGCGACCACGTAGGCACGTCGCGGGCGGGCCGCCAGCTCGGCCCACAGGCCGGCCTCGTCCCAGGGCTCCTCCGGGAAGGCGGCCCGCTCCACGGCGAGCATGGCCGGGATGTCCCGCCACGTGGCGGGGCGCAGCGACGCCGGTGCGGCCCCGCTCATCGTGCCCTCGTCTCCACCGCGTCCGGCCGGCGCAGGTAGAGCGGCTCGGGCGGCAGCAGACCG
This genomic window from Serinicoccus chungangensis contains:
- the rimI gene encoding ribosomal protein S18-alanine N-acetyltransferase, producing the protein MSGAAPASLRPATWRDIPAMLAVERAAFPEEPWDEAGLWAELAARPRRAYVVAAPEGHDGIQGYAGLDVAGDVADVMTLAVDPGSRGRGLGGALLERLHDLARDAGARTVLLEVRSGNEVARRLYAARGYEPVRTRERYYRSGEDALVLRKELDA